A section of the Deferrivibrio essentukiensis genome encodes:
- a CDS encoding PAS domain S-box protein gives MKEQLSFILKNIHGVIFLIDLDGKFVLSEGLALKRLGLKAGEIVGLSVYDVYKDYPDIVKSVKIALQGETVKKKIKVNDLCFDVIFSPYIEDNVGQTGVIGLATDITDIESTKAAMADNKNNFKTIIDLAPECFLMGDPKGNIIYVNDKAEEITGYSAKDILNKNISILFTEESLKERPLRYDLLEKGESVISERQIRRADGSVATIQSNSKRMSDGTLVAFIRDVTDLKEMQKKIELVSKLDSLGYLAAGIAHNFNNLMTGIFNYIAIAKLNTQETATKETLEKVENLIDEVRKLTGKLLTFSKGGYSKKIPQNIEAVVSNICYDILDYVKYDVKNNMQTSTTCSFDRGQIELVVKNIIDNAMESMPNGGELVIDSERINLSENNKYDLISGSYIKISVTDSGCGIKEENMAKIFDPFYTTKESSEGIGLSLAHSILKKHDGAIHCFSSSESGTTFEIFLPVC, from the coding sequence ATGAAAGAACAACTGAGTTTTATTTTAAAAAATATTCATGGCGTAATTTTCCTTATAGATTTAGATGGTAAGTTTGTGCTTTCTGAGGGTTTGGCTTTAAAAAGGCTGGGACTTAAGGCAGGTGAGATTGTTGGTCTTTCAGTCTATGATGTCTATAAAGACTATCCTGATATAGTTAAATCAGTTAAAATTGCACTTCAAGGGGAAACAGTAAAGAAGAAAATTAAAGTTAATGATTTGTGTTTTGACGTTATTTTTTCTCCCTATATTGAGGATAACGTCGGGCAGACGGGAGTAATCGGGCTTGCAACCGATATTACAGATATTGAGTCGACAAAAGCGGCAATGGCAGATAATAAAAATAATTTCAAAACAATAATAGATTTGGCACCTGAATGTTTTTTGATGGGAGACCCAAAAGGGAATATTATTTACGTAAATGATAAAGCTGAAGAGATAACCGGTTATTCTGCAAAAGATATTTTAAATAAAAATATTTCAATACTTTTTACTGAAGAATCTCTAAAGGAAAGGCCTTTGAGATATGACCTTTTGGAAAAAGGAGAATCCGTAATTTCCGAAAGACAGATAAGAAGAGCTGATGGCTCTGTTGCTACCATTCAGTCTAATTCAAAAAGGATGTCAGATGGTACACTGGTAGCGTTTATAAGGGATGTTACAGATTTGAAAGAGATGCAAAAAAAGATTGAGTTGGTATCTAAACTTGATTCCTTAGGTTATTTGGCAGCAGGTATTGCTCACAACTTTAATAATCTTATGACAGGTATTTTTAACTATATCGCAATAGCAAAGCTTAACACTCAGGAAACAGCAACCAAAGAAACTTTAGAAAAAGTTGAAAATCTGATTGATGAAGTGAGAAAGCTGACAGGTAAACTTTTGACCTTTTCTAAAGGTGGTTATAGTAAAAAGATACCACAGAATATTGAAGCGGTTGTATCTAATATTTGTTATGATATCCTTGATTATGTGAAATATGATGTAAAAAATAATATGCAGACATCAACAACTTGTAGCTTTGACAGAGGGCAAATTGAATTGGTTGTCAAAAATATTATTGATAATGCAATGGAGTCAATGCCTAACGGTGGAGAATTGGTGATAGACTCTGAAAGAATAAATTTGTCAGAAAATAATAAATATGACTTAATAAGTGGTAGCTATATTAAAATTTCTGTAACTGACAGTGGATGTGGGATTAAAGAGGAAAATATGGCTAAGATTTTTGACCCTTTTTATACAACTAAAGAAAGTAGTGAGGGGATAGGGCTATCACTTGCTCACTCAATACTTAAAAAGCACGACGGCGCAATACATTGCTTTTCAAGCAGTGAAAGCGGGACTACATTTGAGATTTTCCTTCCAGTTTGCTGA
- a CDS encoding (deoxy)nucleoside triphosphate pyrophosphohydrolase, with product MILVAAAVIIKNDKVLLARRKKGQRLESFWEFPGGKVEYGETLQQCLERELYEELGIIAEAGKIIAESTYNYKDETVNLFAILTNIKEGNFKLTVHDKIKWVKADDLTKYNLAPADVPIAQKIMENIESIKNTIKKE from the coding sequence ATGATCTTAGTTGCTGCTGCAGTAATTATTAAAAATGATAAGGTACTGTTAGCAAGAAGGAAAAAGGGACAACGACTTGAAAGCTTTTGGGAATTTCCTGGCGGTAAGGTTGAATATGGAGAAACATTACAACAATGCCTTGAAAGAGAGCTTTATGAGGAGCTTGGTATTATTGCCGAAGCGGGAAAAATCATAGCTGAAAGCACTTACAACTATAAAGATGAAACTGTAAATCTATTTGCTATTCTAACAAATATTAAAGAAGGAAATTTTAAATTAACCGTTCACGACAAAATTAAGTGGGTAAAAGCAGATGATTTAACAAAATATAATTTAGCCCCGGCAGATGTGCCAATTGCTCAAAAAATAATGGAAAACATAGAAAGTATCAAAAATACGATAAAAAAAGAATAA
- a CDS encoding EFR1 family ferrodoxin (N-terminal region resembles flavodoxins. C-terminal ferrodoxin region binds two 4Fe-4S clusters.): MNTHLIFFSPTGTTKTILENIAKGIGKQIKIYDTTPAYSRITTTIKDGVAIFGVPVYAGRVPIVAAERIKNIKGDKTPAVAVVVYGNREYEDALVELKDLIEEAGFKVIAGGAFIGEHSYSSNEKPIAINRPDDNDKLAAFNFGKEITKKLAQNDLKTPNMKGNIPYKERIGIKGATPLTKFDICELCGTCSAVCPTDAITINNKVISDSEKCIMCCACIKKCPKEARYIATKATLERIEMLYKNCQIRKEPEIFI, from the coding sequence GTGAATACTCATCTTATCTTTTTTTCACCGACAGGCACAACAAAAACTATTCTTGAAAATATTGCAAAAGGGATAGGAAAACAGATAAAGATTTATGATACAACACCAGCCTACTCAAGAATAACTACAACTATTAAAGATGGTGTTGCAATATTTGGAGTGCCGGTATATGCCGGTAGAGTCCCTATAGTAGCGGCAGAAAGGATTAAAAATATAAAGGGGGATAAAACTCCTGCTGTTGCTGTCGTAGTGTATGGAAACAGAGAATATGAAGACGCTCTTGTTGAGCTGAAAGATTTGATTGAAGAAGCAGGATTTAAGGTTATAGCAGGCGGAGCTTTTATAGGTGAGCATTCTTATTCAAGCAATGAAAAGCCAATAGCCATTAACAGACCTGATGATAATGATAAACTTGCAGCTTTTAATTTTGGAAAAGAGATAACAAAAAAATTAGCACAAAATGATTTAAAAACTCCAAATATGAAAGGAAATATACCTTACAAAGAGCGCATAGGGATAAAAGGGGCAACCCCTTTAACAAAATTTGACATTTGTGAACTATGTGGCACTTGCAGTGCAGTCTGTCCGACAGATGCCATCACTATTAACAATAAAGTAATATCAGACAGTGAAAAATGTATAATGTGCTGCGCCTGTATAAAAAAATGTCCTAAAGAAGCCCGCTACATCGCCACAAAAGCCACCCTTGAGAGAATTGAAATGCTTTATAAAAACTGTCAGATAAGAAAGGAGCCTGAAATTTTTATTTAA
- a CDS encoding patatin-like phospholipase family protein, translated as MFFNRKKVALALGSGSAKGLAHIGVINALSEKKYQIDAIAGTSIGAVIGAYYAFGKLEDYKNYVLSLDKRKVFSLFDINLFPSKGLMDGDKICKFFMSTLGEQNIEDADIKLMIVATDLNTGEPVVFEKGSLIDAIRASISIPGIFTPATINGSIYVDGAVSMPLPNEVLREKGYKRIVSINLNKHLSNNINGDLPNIVTTFYKSSSIMNYYQTKYSLECHPPKILIEPNLKNIGMFDYHKAKIIIEEGYRAAIKVI; from the coding sequence ATGTTTTTTAATAGAAAAAAGGTAGCATTAGCGCTGGGTAGTGGCTCGGCAAAAGGGCTTGCACATATTGGAGTAATCAACGCACTAAGTGAAAAAAAATATCAGATTGATGCCATTGCAGGTACAAGTATCGGAGCAGTTATTGGTGCTTACTACGCATTTGGCAAGCTTGAAGATTATAAAAATTATGTTTTATCATTGGACAAAAGGAAGGTATTCTCACTTTTTGACATAAACCTATTCCCTTCCAAAGGGCTTATGGATGGAGATAAAATTTGTAAATTTTTTATGTCTACATTAGGCGAACAAAACATAGAGGATGCTGATATTAAACTAATGATAGTCGCTACCGACCTTAATACAGGTGAGCCAGTAGTTTTTGAAAAAGGGAGTCTGATTGATGCGATTAGGGCAAGTATCTCTATCCCCGGTATATTTACCCCTGCAACAATTAATGGTAGCATATACGTTGATGGGGCAGTGAGTATGCCTTTACCAAATGAAGTTTTAAGGGAAAAAGGTTACAAGAGAATAGTTTCCATAAATCTTAACAAACATCTTTCAAATAATATTAATGGTGATTTGCCTAATATTGTTACAACATTTTACAAGTCTTCCAGCATTATGAATTATTATCAAACAAAATACTCATTGGAATGCCACCCACCTAAAATTTTAATAGAGCCTAACCTTAAAAATATAGGTATGTTTGACTATCACAAGGCAAAAATTATTATAGAAGAAGGGTACAGAGCAGCAATAAAAGTCATTTAG